From Pectinophora gossypiella chromosome 18, ilPecGoss1.1, whole genome shotgun sequence, one genomic window encodes:
- the LOC126374993 gene encoding uncharacterized protein LOC126374993: MKMWSDFQGSGGGCGAKRRAGSPCEGGGKVARWEDSIARLEAVAAGAGGGDCWRGEEDERRACRRRWCGGWCGAHDTIRAENGKSYLELGGAAARACCDGRAAGRCASRRCYRERRLKMMNLCALKLARFRQTADPSLRRSVLVCNTLRGIEREMERESVEEAPFEAACAAGGAARCDLLAARDPAAGRATPFPAPPAPDRDSGYGDEEQRTIDWGSVLSLSSRSALDPPEDTWPDDWGWSEDSFVRLLVPTS; encoded by the coding sequence GGCTCGGGCGGCGGGTGCGGCGCCAAGCGGCGCGCCGGCTCCCCGTGCGAGGGCGGCGGCAAAGTCGCGCGCTGGGAGGACTCGATAGCGAGACTAGAGGCGGTGGCCGCCGGCGCAGGCGGCGGGGACTGCTGGCGCGGCGAGGAGGACGAGCGGCGCGCGTGCCGCCGGCGCTGGTGCGGCGGCTGGTGCGGCGCGCACGACACCATCCGCGCCGAGAACGGCAAGTCGTACCTGGAGCTGGGCGGCGCCGCGGCGCGCGCCTGCTGCGACGGCCGCGCGGCCGGCCGCTGCGCCTCGCGCCGCTGCTACCGCGAGCGCCGGCTCAAGATGATGAACCTATGCGCGCTCAAGCTGGCGCGCTTCCGCCAGACGGCGGACCCTTCGCTGCGGCGGTCTGTGTTAGTGTGCAATACGTTGCGAGGCATCGAGCGCGAGATGGAGCGCGAGAGCGTCGAGGAGGCGCCGTTCGAGGCGGCgtgcgcggcgggcggcgcggcccgCTGCGACCTGCTGGCGGCGCGGGACCCGGCCGCGGGCCGCGCCACGCCCttccccgcgccgcccgcgcccgacCGCGACTCCGGCTACGGCGACGAGGAGCAGCGCACCATCGACTGGGGCTCCGTGCTCAGTCTGTCGTCGCGCTCGGCGCTCGACCCCCCCGAGGACACGTGGCCCGACGACTGGGGTTGGAGCGAGGACAGCTTCGTGCGGCTGCTAGTGCCGACGAGTTAG